Proteins from a genomic interval of candidate division KSB1 bacterium:
- a CDS encoding DUF2283 domain-containing protein has product MIFQYFPETDMLYIKLAAKVSAESEEVAPGIVFDFDENSRVIGIEIEDASTLVDLSRLEVSALPISDLVLSRKAVVEA; this is encoded by the coding sequence ATGATTTTTCAATATTTTCCGGAAACCGATATGCTCTATATCAAACTGGCCGCCAAAGTGAGCGCCGAATCGGAAGAAGTTGCCCCGGGAATCGTGTTTGATTTCGATGAAAATAGTCGGGTTATTGGGATTGAGATCGAAGATGCCAGTACCCTAGTCGACCTCTCGCGTCTGGAAGTATCTGCATTGCCAATTTCCGATTTGGTATTAAGCCGAAAGGCGGTCGTTGAAGCTTAA